The genomic window TGCTAATACAGAACCGAGCAAGAAGTTTCTTTCCCTGAATAATTCATGCCAAACAATGAGTCTGTTGGGTCCAAACACAGGAATTCTTTGAACTTGAACAATGCTGAGGAAGATCTCTAAAGCACACATATATTTTCAGCAGGGCATATTCCGCTCTTGATCATTAAAACAGATGTTCATCTAATGCTTCGGAAGTGTATTATTGTGGTGGTTCCAGTTTTGGTTTAGTTGTTGTTGTGGAGGGTGCAGCAAGGTAAGTGTTAATATAATGTCCAGGTAAGGATAGTTTGCAGACAGTGTATGGTCAGCCCAGGTACGAAAGGTCTTTGAAGAACATAGCTTTGCACAGCAGGGCGCCAGAAATATTTGACATATGGAGACGAGATGAGGATGTAATTGAAGAATGCAAGCCACACACATCAACTAAAGGAAAGTTACTTTACTATCTTAAAACTATCAACGGTGGTGAGCTTGTAGTTTCTACTTAACTCTTATATTGTGACTGGTAATTGTTCTTGCAAGTAAGGATCTGAACATACACAAGGTTACCAATTGGACAGTATGCATAACTGCCAGTCAATTCTGTATAAGAATGGCATTCCTCTGTTCAAACGGCAGAGCAGTATGGTGACAGGAGCCATGTTGCTCTATTTGTGCACAAGTAAATCAAATGTGCTTGAGGAATGAGAGTGAGTTTTCAAAGTCTCATTAATTCGTAACAACAGTGATAATCTTTCCTCCTTTTTAGAACATTGTGAGTTCAAATCTTAGCAGAAACATGAGGTTAAAAGCCCAGCCTGACACTTCATTGTGGTATTGAGGGAAAGTTGCATACCTTGAAATGACGCTTTGCAGACAGGATTTTAAGCTAAGGTCATGaattagcatagcagttagcacaacactattacagctcagggcattggagtttggagttcaatcctggtgtcACCTCTAAGAAGTCTTTGTACGTCCTCCTCGTAGAATGCttaagtttcctcccacaatccaaagatgtactgaatAGGTGAAGTGGTCACTGTAAGTTGGCCTGTGATTAGGGTAAGGTTAAAGCTTGGGTCAGCTCAATAGGCTAGATGGGCTAGAAGTTGCCATGAAGGTGCTtatgaatgaaattaggagagcaagaAAAGGCCTTAGTGAACAGGATTAAGAAAACCTGCAAGTTCAAGGTATGCAACTTTCCCTCAATACCACAATGAAGTGTTATGCTGGGCTTTTAACCTCATGTTTCTGCACtaagtgaagaacaggaggatgacccgtgtgagaataggacccatCAGGTGTGGTAGTGGAAATGTGCACATGGAGTTGGAAGAGGTAGAgagggtacttaatgaatattttgcttcagaattcactggggaaaaggaccttggcaattgtggggatgacttacagtggactgaaatgcttgagcatttagatattaagaaagaagctgtgctggagcatttgaaaggcatCTCATTAAGTTAAATAAGTTGCCAGGTCTGGATGCAATGTACCCCAAGCTAAAGTGAGAAGCGAGTCTCTGGTGatggtctttgcatcatcagtagggACAGGAGAAGAACCGGCagactggagggttgcaaatgttgttcccttcttcaagaaagagaatagagataacccaggaaatgatggagctgtgagtcttacttcagtggtgggcaagttgttggaggagatcctgagaggcaggacttatgagcatttagagagagataatctgattagggaggGCAGACCATgtcttacgaacctgattgagttctttgaagatgtaacaaaacacattgatgaaagtagaactGTGGATGTAGTGTAAACAgaattcagtaaggcatttgacaaggtaccccttgcaaggctcattcagaaattacggaggcatgggatccaaggagacctggctatgtggatccagaaatagcttgcccacagatggcAAAGGAtgtttgtagatggttcatattctgcatggaggtcaatgaccagtagtgttctgcagggatctgttctgggacctctcctctgtgatttttataaatgacctgcaagaggaagtagaagggtggattagtaagtttactgatgacacaaaagttggggatgttgtggatagtctggagcaTTGTCGAAGATTACAGCGGGATATCGATAGGattcagaactgggctgagaagtgcagAAGGAGTTCAACCTAAATAAgtatgaagtagttcattttcataggtcagatttgaagacagaatattaatggtaagactcttgacagtgtggaggatcagaaagatcttggggtccatgtccataggacactcaaagctgctgcaaagATTGAGTGTTGTTAAgtaggtgtatggtgtgttggccttcatcaatcatgagattgagttcaagagccatgaagtaatgttacagctatataggaacttagttagaccccacttggagtatcgagctcagttctggtcacctcacaacaggaaggatatggatactatagagagagtgtagaagaagtgttgcctggattggagagcatgccttctgtgaataggttgagtgaacttagacTTTTCTCCTTGTtgtgatggaggataagaggtgacatgatagaggtatataagatgatgagaggcattgatcatgtggatagctagaggctttttaccagggctgaaatagctaacacaagggggtgtacttttaaggtgcttggaagtacaggggggatgtcaggggtagaattttcacacacagtgagtggtggtgtgtggaatgcattgtcagtgacaatggtataggccaggggtcagcaacctttaccactgaaagagccacttggacctgtttcccacagaaaagaaaacactgggagccgcaaaacccgtttgacatttaaaatgaaataacaccgcatacaacgttttttttgcctttatgctatgtataaacaaactataatgtgttgcatttatgaaattgatgaactcctgcagagaaaacgaaattacatttctgcatgcaacaaaaacattttgaactccgaaaaaaagacgttgggttgaaagttacttttaagtaaaatactcaatgtctatttgagtccttcttgtatttatgaaaaacgccgaacttaaattttccgccagcagcaaaccaaaaataacatcagccagctgtcagcctgaaaaataaaaggactatttcactgaacaatgaaaaaatatgaatatacataaaataataggcaattaaaatatttatcatacttggttaatgggatttctgctcctggacctcagcgcacagcgtctgcacatcagggctgtatgacatcaccttcatctttacacaggatcgcaagctgtcatctgtgaggcgtgcgcgatgtttgtttttaataaagttcatgttggagaacacctgctcacatacatatgtggatccaaagatcgacaggactccaagcgcatactttttcatgtttacataaatgtcgggcatagcattccatgtttcgaacacaagtttgtccggttttggaaggttttcaatatcactccatttgtgattctgagcaagaacggccttctgacgggcaacatcttcaaggtctgctgtcaagcgtctaaacttggacacccatatgtctttgtcggctatgtcggccagttccatctcaagatcaggttgactcacacctgccaatgcagtcgtattcagtagggaaggatcgatgcttaagggagtgaccgggaaggataatgtgtttttttcctctctgaactcacagaagcgtttcccaaacgatgtttgcattgcgatgattgcagaatgtaaatactccgaaattatcatgtcgtgaccttgtttgaactctctcaaattggggaagtgagacaaagtgcctttctgtaaatctctggcaagcactgtcaacttgcgctcgaatgccaaaacatcctccaacatgtgcagggctgtgcgtcctttcccctgaagagctgtgttcagcgtgttcaggtgcgctgtcatgtctaccatgaagtgtagcttttccagccactctggctgttccagctcaggaaaggtgagccctttgctgcccaggaaagttttcacttcttccagacacgcgacaaagcgtttcagcacctcccctttggacagccaccggactttgttgtgcagcaggagatcagaatatgcgctttccagctcgtccagtaacaaacggaattgacggtgatttaaactttttgccattattttattgacaatctgaatgacaacatccattacttctgtgcattccggaggaaatgtttgagcgcacagtgcctcttggtgcaagatgcagtgaaaagtcagcagctttctgtccagcgacttctgcagtaaagccacaaatcccttgtgcgttcccgtcatattcggtgccccatcagtagctactgacaccagatgggtggtctttattcctttggctcttaaacaattcaagacagcctcacagatgtcctccccccgtgtttggtcttttagaggtatcaactcaatcagttcttcctgtggcccggcagagtttacataccggcagaacaacgctatttgttcaatatcacctttgtctttagactcgtcacaggcaatcgagtaggccacagctgaattgatgtctttaatttgctgtcttgtgatgtcttctgccatttttatggttctgtctttgacagtctttgcagagaggggcatatccctgattttctgcacaatttcactcttgtttttaaagtccgtgaatagatgttctgaaatcttaatgaaagattcttttatatattcaccatctgtaaactgcttcccgtgcctgactatttcctgagcggcaatataactggcgtatgtcgttgattttccagacttcatccatttctggaaatgatttttgctcagatcaaccttccgcatcagttccgaaacggctttttttctctcatctccatccggatatttttgagaaaaggctgcgtgtttattctggaaatgccttgcgatatttgactttttgttgtttgctggtttctcattgcatattaagcataccggtaaaccagtctcgtcaacagtgaaagcaaatgaatctgtccacgtatcattaaacgttctgttttcttcagtcacttttctttttttagaattctccatagttggcttaccttggatcgaaaaattaaagaaatcgcgcactagcgggtgtcaggtattggcagtggtgacgtatattaatagcgataaaaacacgttgtagcggtgtgctcacgcagtcagtaaactgcagtcgaataactttattcaaactaaacagccttgcttttaagcctccctcaacccagcccccatggacgcagatgctgcaaaagacgcgtactcacaaacccccgtaggctatctcccttagctggaatgctggctaattgtgagccgtttcggatgtgccaggaaatgtgtcgccacacttagattgtacaagatcaccataatcttcaaatttagaattacatttcaaaagctaacaaactaacataaaatacattttaattaaatactgaccaattatttcccaaagccacagggagccgcagcacagaggtgaaagagccacaaatggctcgggagccgcaggttgccgacccccggtataGGCGGAGACAATAGGGCCCTTGATACTATCTCAAGCTGAAGAAGGAAGTTACCTTGAGTGTTCTGGTCAAACAACATCACCAAAACAAAACAGATTTCTGTTAGTTGTGGGATCTTCTGTGGAATTTCTGTAAAATGTTTCTGATATTACAACAGTGACCCTAATTCAATGCTTTGAGGCAAATGGACAAAGGCATACCTGTCTGTTTTTTAACTTGTGACAGCCATTTAGGTTGCTCAGCATGCACACGAAGGGATTTAATGGAAATTTGAAAACTCATTTAACAATATATTAATAGGCCAATAACCAATTTGTTTAAAATTCTACTGCTAATCTTTCTGGAGTGGATGGAAATGGGAGCTCCAGGCACATATCATACGGTGCTCAATTGAAGACTGCAATTTGAATTTGTGGTTGCTTGTAAATATTAAAATAGCTGTGGGTTGATCTAAAGTCTAAGCATTGAaatacagtcaatgattcagagCTATTTCATATAAAGATTGTGTAGCTTTAAAATTTAGGCCACTTGCTTGGTTTCTTGATGCTTCCTCCCTCTCCGAGACTGGGTGCAGTGTTTGGTCGGTCAACTCAATGGAGAAGACGGTGATCACTGGCTGtcagctactgacatgatgagacCTGCTCACTGCTAGAAATGAGCTGGAAAAATTACTGCTGACTCCGCTCACCCTAGCAGTCACCTATTCACTAAATTGCCACCAGGGAGACACTACAGGTCCATTACCACCATGACTGCACATCATTTCCGAAGCATCTTTTCCTGTATTTAtacagcttctcaacaaaactcactcaggtgcAATACCCTAGctgtccctgcacaacatctgTTAAACATTTTTTCCTGCTCTCTgagttctgttgataattattgagaCTGTTCATatattcacatttatttaagtttgaccATTGACACTTGACCATTCTGCCAATTGTTGCTTGCTCATGGCTGTTTGCGCTATTGTCTCGTAAATGATTGGTTCGCAATTGTATTGCCTcttatggtattgtcctgtgtttgaTGCTTGCCATCGAACCACAATCAATTCAGGTATGTTTCACATATTgtcaataaagtgattctgattctgattctgaaagctaGTATCTGACAGCTTGTTCAAAATGTGTCCGAACGACCGCTTAGTAATTACAAGTGGTTTTTGTGATGTTGGTTCGGATTAATAGCTAATGAATGCTATCCTTGGGAAGGGGTGCAAAGTACCAAGAAAAgcactgtcctgatgaagggccttggcccaaaacagtgACTAATGGAAAATGACCAGTGCAAGGTGAGAGTGTGCCCATGATTTGGGGaatgggggatgtgaggggcagcagagtgttCTGACTGGGTGTTTGTATGTAATGGGAGGCAGCAAGTTGTTTTAATGTCTAACAgccttggggaagaaactgttacccagCCTGACAGCTCGGGTTCTTATGTTGCAACACCTTCTCCCTAGCGGCagaaggtcaaagagattgtgggaaggaTGGGAGAGATTCTCGACAATGCTGGGGGCACTGCGTATGCAGTGCTTCTAATATATGCCCTGAATACAGGGGGGAGAGACCCCGACGATGTTTTTGACAGTCCTCACTATTCATTCTGCTCTTATACATTGCAATTCCCACACCCGATGGAAATACAGCTGGTTTGtacactcttgatggtgctctagtgggatatggcccaagtgcagagtgagagacactgaaacagttcacagactttaatgcgaacagcattagagggaaaagaaaacaataagtgCTCGGCCAAACAGGGCTGATAACCAAAACTCTCAAATGAAAAATTAAGCCCacactgcggctgaaaggaataacaaaatataaaatgaataccacgagtcttcagagtcagttgactcgacagtccaatttctcaggcaaggccgaatgcaagcaggcagtgaaatgttgctgtgctttgctcaagtctcgacAAGTTCTACAatgaaaagaatggagttaaatactaacGCAATAAAGTAATatttagctgacacatgcatgtTCATGAGCGCAATTACCATATCTGCTGCACTGTCAAATCCGTGGCTGTGACGTTGCCTTCCTGAATGTGCCAGGAAGCATAGATCTTGCTGATCTGAGAGCTGCTGTACTTTATGCTCTGAAATGAGGCTCCATCATTCTTTCAGGAGTGCTGGACCTCTGCTGTCAACCATAGCTTCTGATTGACCCTAATGGGGGTAGATTTAATGACAGTGACATCCTGTTGCATTTGGCCATGCAACTGTTCATAGAACATGTGCATTTATTGATGTTGATATGATGACCATAGTAACCAACTCCATGAGTGTGCTCAAAACAGCCAGTAATGCTGATCAACCATTCCATCCTTGTTCACATATCCCCAAGTTAATTTATCAATCTATTGTTTCCCCAATCTTTTGTTTTGCTCAGTATAAACTTAGGGAATGATGAAAGCGAATTTTGACACAAACAAATGTCATCTTTGATATATCTTTATTATTTCAATTGTCAGCTCTATTTTCTTCCATGATTTACATCTTTGGATAGAGATCAATCCTAAACACACAATAtagagatccaaagcaacacacacaaattctgCAGGatcgcagcaggtcaggcagcatctatgggaaagagaaaAGAGTGGCCGTTTAGAGCCAAGACTTCTTCAGGAGtcattaatgtttcaggctgagacctttcttcaggacatgATATGGAATTATCCTCGCCATTACTGGTCTCTCAGGATTGATTAGCCTGCTAGCATGTACAATTGAAACATGCACACGAGCTTGTGAGTGGGATTGAAGAGGATTAGCCAGTGCTTGTGAAAGGCTGCACGTCAGTTAAAAGTTTCAAAAACACAGAGAGCAAACATTTGTAAGAAATAATGTCAAAGCTAATAGAAATGTGTAATGCATTGGCCTTAGAGCAGAGATTATTCACAATTTATACTGCTTTATGCTTCTGTGGACAtaccacacacacagaaaaaataAAAGCTGTGCCTGAAATGAAATAGCCATCTGTATAAACAAAATAATCACCTCTGAGGCAGCCTTCAGTGATTATCTTGCAACATTATCAGTTGACATCCTTGTTCAGCCTTATGGCAGATTCCTATCCCCCAAAGTACTTATGCCAGGTCTGAGATCAATCCCACTTATCAGACAAGCACTGTTACATCCTCATCGCTCCCAAGCATCCTTTATAGAAATGACAGAAATAAATACTGGCTCCCATGAATAAATATGAGTGTGTGTTTACAACTTTGCATGCAGCGATACTTAATTCTTAAAACAT from Hypanus sabinus isolate sHypSab1 chromosome 1, sHypSab1.hap1, whole genome shotgun sequence includes these protein-coding regions:
- the LOC132401565 gene encoding general transcription factor II-I repeat domain-containing protein 2A-like yields the protein MRKVDLSKNHFQKWMKSGKSTTYASYIAAQEIVRHGKQFTDGEYIKESFIKISEHLFTDFKNKSEIVQKIRDMPLSAKTVKDRTIKMAEDITRQQIKDINSAVAYSIACDESKDKGDIEQIALFCRYVNSAGPQEELIELIPLKDQTRGEDICEAVLNCLRAKGIKTTHLVSVATDGAPNMTGTHKGFVALLQKSLDRKLLTFHCILHQEALCAQTFPPECTEVMDVVIQIVNKIMAKSLNHRQFRLLLDELESAYSDLLLHNKVRWLSKGEVLKRFVACLEEVKTFLGSKGLTFPELEQPEWLEKLHFMVDMTAHLNTLNTALQGKGRTALHMLEDVLAFERKLTVLARDLQKGTLSHFPNLREFKQGHDMIISEYLHSAIIAMQTSFGKRFCEFREEKNTLSFPVTPLSIDPSLLNTTALAGVSQPDLEMELADIADKDIWVSKFRRLTADLEDVARQKAVLAQNHKWSDIENLPKPDKLVFETWNAMPDIYVNMKKYALGVLSIFGSTYVCEQVFSNMNFIKNKHRARLTDDSLRSCVKMKVMSYSPDVQTLCAEVQEQKSH